DNA from Deinococcus deserti VCD115:
CGGGTTGATGGCCTGAATACCGTTTCCTGATTCAGGTGACACGGCGGGAGCGACCTCCAAAAGGTACGAGGGCAGGAGCATAGGTTTCACGACATATTCCAAACCGTATGTACAGAACGCTGTCGTCGGTGCGAGCCCCGGTCCCCACAAGAGGTGGGGCAATTCCGTATCGACTTCCGACCGGGTCCGGAGCATCTCGTTGACTGGAAATCATCCAGGCCAGGTTTAGCAGGATGGGTCCAATGCCCGACCGGTACATAACCAATAGTGCTGATATCTCCGCACATGATCGAAGCGCGCTCCTGCAGTGAATTGCTCAGCGACTTAGCGTGACCCACAGGAAAAGACGCCCGCATGCGGGCGTCTGACGTATCCGGGGCCATACCAGTGACCCCGGAGGTGCGATCTTCAGTCGGCAGAGAGGGCGGGTTCAGGGAGGGGAGCGACAGGGGTGCCGCGCATCTGGGCGAGCACACGCTCGCGGATATCGGCAAGCAGATCCGGACGCTCACTCAGGAAGGCAATGGCTTTTTCCTTGCCCTGCCCGATGCGTTCGTCCCCGTAGCTGTAGAAGCTCCCAGCCTTCTTGATCACCTCGAAAGTGGTGGCGAGCGTGACCAGGTCATCCATGGCATCGAACCCGTGGCCGTAGCGCAGCGTCAGCTCCACTTCCTTGAACGGCGGCGCGACCTTGTTCTTGACGGTCTTGACCTTGACGCTGTGCGACACCGCCACATTGTCGACCATGGTGGACTTGCCGCCCATCTTGCGCACGTCCAACCGGACCGAGGCGTAGAACTTCAGGGCCTTGCCGCCGGTGGTGGTTTCGGGGTTGCCGTACATCACGCCGATCTTCTCGCGCACCTGGTTGATGAAGATCGCGGCGGTGCCGGTTTTGGAGACGATGCTGGTGAGTTTGCGCAGCGCCTGGCTCATCAGCCGGGCCTGCAACCCCGGGAGGCTGTCGCCCATCTCGCCCTCGATCTCGGCGCGGGGGGTCAGCGCAGCCACCGAGTCCACAACAACAACGTCGATGGCGCCGGAGCGGATCAGCAGTTCCATGATTTCCAGGGCCTGCTCGCCGTTGTCGGGCTGGGAGACCAGGAGGTCATCGGTGTTCACACCCAGGGCGCGGGCGTAGACGGGGTCGAGGGCGTGTTCGGCGTCGATAAAGGCGCAGGTGCCGCCGGCTTTCTGGGACTGGGCGATGATGCTCAGGGCGAGGGTGGTTTTGCCGCCGGATTCGGGGCCGTAGATTTCAGTGACGCGGCCTTTGGGGATGCCGCCGACGCCCAGGGCGACGTCGAGGCTGAGGCTGCCGGTGCTGATGGCCTGGACGTCGAGCTTGCTATCGGCGCCGAGTTTCATGATGCTGCCTTTGCCGAATTGTTTTTCAATCTGGCTCATGGCGGTTTGCAGAGCTTTGTGCTGGTCGGTATCCATGGGGTCTCCGGGTGGGGGCGCTCTAGGGGCAGCCCCAGAACAGGGCGTTATGATTCCAGCATAATTGTAGCAGTATGGTTAGGTTAAAATGTGGACTTTTGTTCGGTTTACCGGGTTTCAGGCGCGGTAAAGGCTGCCAGTTCACAGGGTGACGAACCAAATGCATTGGCCCTACTTCCAAGACCTGATCTCTGAATAGAGTCATGAACTCCAATCACGGCTAACGGCGAGACTTCATGCTCAGAACCGGACCAGTCAACGGCACCGAGCCCTGGCGCGCTGTGACTTTCCCCGAGCGCGCCGCCTCTAAGGACGTGATCATGCCCCGGAACGTCATTCTCATCCAGATCGACTCGTTGAACCGTCACTTCCTGCGGGCTTACGGGAACGACTGGGTACAGGCGCCCAACCTTGAAGGCTTCGCCCAGCGCGCAGTCATCTTCGATCGGCACTTCACAGGTTCGCTTCCTTGCATGCCTGCCCGCCGCGAAATCTGGGCCGGCGTGGAGGAGTTCTGGTGGCGCGGGTGGGGACCACTGGAACCGTGGGATGAGCCCATCGCGTATCACGCCAACCGCGCGGGCATCACCACACAGCTCATCACGGACCACTACCACTTCTTCGAGTGGGGTGCGCACAGCTACCACCATGATTTCGCCGGGTACGAGTTCATTCGTGGACACGAGCATGACAATCACATCACCGCGCCTCTGCGCGGGGAACCGTCCTGGGCACGCCGTATGGTGGCCGAGCACGGGGAAAGCGCCCGAATTTATCTGCGTAACGTCGCCTCCTTCGCCCATGAGAAGGACTTCTTTGCGCCCAGGGTCATGGACGCCGCGGCCCGCTGGATTGATCTCAATCACACTCAGGAACGGTTCTTCCTGCATGTGGACTGCTTCGATGTGCATGAGCCTTTCCACATACCGGAGCCGTACCGCAGCCTGTATACCGATGAGGCGCCTGACGACTTTAATCCCTGGCCACGGTACGGCCGCAGCGACGAGGGCGAACTCGCGCTGACCGAGCAGGAACTTCAGTGGATCCGCGCTCAGTTTGCTGGGAAGCTCACGATGGTCGATACCTGGCTGGGCCGGGTATTCGACGCCTTGTCAAGGCACGACCTCTGGCCAGACACTGCCGTCATTATCACGACCGATCACGGACACTACCTGGGAGAACACGGGCGCATCGGCAAGCCTGCCAGCCCCCTGTGGAACACCCTTACGCACGTGCCGCTGATGGTCTGGTGTCCCGGACAGCCCGCACGGAGAGAAGGGGCCATCACGCAGCCCGTAGACCTACACGCTACCGTGCTCGACCTGCTGAACCTGCCGGGTACCGGTCCGCACTCACGGAGCTTTCTGCCCGTGCTTCTGGGTCAGCGCACAGATCACCGTGACCTGGCGGTGTACGGCTACGCCAACGCCAGAGTGGGCGTAACAAACGGCGAATGGACGCTGCTGCGCGACCACGATCCCAGACTTGGCCCGGCGCACTGGTACTCCCTGCAGGTTGGTCATCTGGATGCCCGAAGCTACCCGGCCCGCCACACGCGCCCAACTGTCTTCCCGGACCTCGTGGCCGGACAGTTCATTCCTGGCGTCCAGACCGCACATTGGCGCATGCCGGCTCAGTCGGACGACCTGCGGCACCTGACGCTCCCGCGGGAAGACCTGCTCTACCACGCGGCTGATCTCGGACAACAGCAGAACCTGCGTGTTGAGCATCCCCGCGAGATGCGGCGCCTGGAAGAACAGTTGCGCGCCCACATGACCCAACTGGGGGTACCACAAGAACAATTTGCTCGCCTGCGGCTGTGACTGGCTGTGCTCCTCACTCAGGATGCGTTCCTCTGTGCATCGAACACACAGTCACAGACCAGCCGAGGTGCAGGAACAAGTGTTTTTGTCCATCTGGTTGCACGCGAGAGCAGTTACTTTCAGGTCTGGGCGGCACTCTGACATTTCGTGCAAGGTGGAGAGCTTGGTCTCCAGTGATGAATCTTGCCGAGGTGCAGCATGCTTCCCGCGGAGCAGCCTAACGCTGCGTTATCCGGAAGCATTCAGTGTCAGTTGCCGTCCAGAAAAAAGCCTCCAGTATCGCTGGAGGCAGGGCATCCGACTTCACTCGGCCGGTGTGTTTTACAACTGGTGTCAGTGTGCTGGCTGCGTCGCCGAGCTTTCTGAACGGGATCTTGAGAAGGCTTCATTGAGACGTCTTCATTGGTCAGTGATGAAGTGGGAAGAATCTCGATTTGATTCTTCAGAGGGTTGGCCGAAGGTGCCCCGGCACATCGAACAACTAGCAAGAAGAATCGGGACAGACATGAAGATTACACCTCTGTGTCTTCGCTGAGAAATGAGCAACAGGTGTCATACACATGCTTTGTTAGAGAGTCGAAATTGAACCTGTACACTTTTATTAAGCTTCCCTCAACATCTTGCGGGTCGTTCCGTCTCGACTTTTCCTGCTCCCCAGGCTTCAGAGCCTGAGTCCATACCATTTGGAGTTCAAATGATCGAAGTGAAATGCACCTGGATCCCTGGCACCCTGGATATGCTTCAACTGCGCGCCGGTAACCGCCATGGTCGGCTTTCCGTCCATGAGCTGCGCCGGCGGTTCGGCATGGGCGCTATGAATTCGATGTACCTGATTGGTCGCTTTCAAACACTGGCAGAACCTGGCGCGCTCACCGGTTTGGCATTGAGCTGACGTACTGAAAATTGCGTGATGGCGCTGGGCCTGGAGGATTTCAGGCATTGGACGCGGCGAACCACCACAAGCGGACAGGATGCCCTGGCATACCGTTGTTGGGTATCCCGCCCGGTCTGCGCACTGAGGAGTTCATTTTTCGGCCCCTGCGTATCACTGATGCAGAATTGGATTTTGACGCTCTGACCGCTAGCCGCGAGGCGCTGCTCGTGTTCAGTGGTGGCCGCTGGCCGGCGGGGGGCTTTTCCCTATCCTGACCGTTGTATTTGGGACTGGCGTTCCGGCTTCTTGCTCGATCGTGAAGCTCTGCCGTTTACTGGAGATTTGATTGTGCCGCAGATTAGCGCAATGCGTCCGCATCAGCCTGTTTCAGAATTTTTGCATTTTCGGGAACCGTGACACCGTCCCGCAATGTCACATCAATCACCAGGGCGCCACTCCCGATTGTCACACCAGTACCGACCTTGCTGCGGAAAAGGACCGCGTCGTCTCCGATTGTCAGGTTGTCGCCCACCGTCAGGGGACCATGGAACACGATGTTGTCATCGGTATCAAGATTACGGCCAATCTGAATGCTGGTGCCTTTGAGTGCGTGGAAGGTGACCCGGTCCTCAATTTCCGCACGCTCTCCGATAATGATTGGTGCTCCTTCATCCGCGCGTATGGAGGTCCGGCGGCCTACCACACTGTTGGCCCCCAGCCGGACATCACCGACCAGGCGCGCAAACTCTTCCAGCCTGACATTGGCACTCAGAGTTGGGCGTATCGCGCGCGGGTTGAACGACGTCTTGGGATTGGCACTGACCCCCGAGACCGCATCGAAGCCTCCTTCTAGGTATAGCTCAACGTAGTGCTCGGCAAATTCCTCGTTGACCTCCAGAACTTCCTCCTGGAACTCCGAGTTGGCCGCGGCCTTGAGGGGCAGGGCATTCGCTTGAGCCTGGGTGGTGATCGCCGCACCGGTAGGCACCAGCCTGTCGCGGGGAATGCGCACGTTCCGAACGACCGCACCATGCAGTACGAATACGCCGTCTTCGAGCACACTGTTTTCAATCCGGGACCGGAACCCTACGAAGGTAAAGTTCCCGATGACGCTGTTTTTGATGACGGCCTGGTGTGCGATGCTCACGCGGTCCCGGACGGTCGTGGCGCGTGGAGCGCAGCCACCAGCGGGCAAAGGTTGATTGCGTAGGGCGAGCAGGAGAATATTGTCCTGCAGATTAGTATCGCTGCCAATGCAAATGCTCTGCCCGGGGTCAGCACGCACGACGGTATTAGCGGCCACGAAGCTGTGCTGGCCCACGCTAATGGTGCCGAAATACTCAGAAAGAGGTGAAAGGAAACTCCGGTTGATCACCGTAGGGGGCGTCGAGGTGAAGCGGGCGAGTGCTCCTTTGACGCCTTCACTACCGCCAGCGAGCGCTGCAGTAAGCAATGTACATCCACCTAAACCAAGGACCCACTTCCATGACTGCTTGCGCATAGTGCCTCCAGGAATTGTTGGTGCGATACCTGTTGACCTTAACGCCCAGCCGAAAGAAGCGGCCTCCATTCACTCTGCGGATTGCCTCATGAAGGTTCGATGGGAGAGGTCCAGGCAGAATGCCGGTTCGTTTGGGTGCTCTGGAATTGGAAAAAATTCCGATATCGAATAATGGCGGACATATGGGAATAAGCCATTGATTATGAGGTGAGGTGGGCCGCTTCTTCCTTTGTTCTGATTGCTCAAGCTTGTTCGCCTACCCTTGGAGTATGTCGGTACATCCCAGTCGGCGCAAGCAATGGATTTTTCTCCCCATCCTGTGGCTCAGCTCTTTCGCGTTGGCAGAGGTGCAGTTGGTGCCTGTTCCTGCGAGTGATGTCACACGGCTCCTTGTCAAGATATATTCCGCCCGCAAGGTCCCAGCAGACATGACATTTGTTGCATTGTTGCTTCGTCAGCAGCCGTCTCTCGCTCAGCGCATCAATTCCATGGAAATCGACGTCGAATCGAGAACGATCCGCATCGGTGTTTCAGAGCCGTTACTGCTGAAAAATGACCCGGTCCTGGATTCCTTGCGGGAATATGCGCATGCACTCAACATTTCTATGGATGTGACGGCCGTAAGATATTTTCGTTTTTGATGATGCGTACTGTGCCGCATTCCTGCCGTTCTCAACCGTTGATGCTTAGAAAATTACGATTAGCGGTTGAGTCAAGGGTTTGGGACAATAACAATGACGTGTTGATGCGAATCACGACAATCTGAAATGAGGAACATGGGTGAGAAAACCACTCTATGAATCAATTCCAGCCAGCCCTCATAGAGGAGAAGGCCGGACGAGCAACGAAACCCACGGAGTCTGCCGGGCATATCGGAACACTCAGGGACATGATCTACAGGTCTTCTCCGCGCTTTAGAACGGCATGTCTCAGTTCCCGCCATGGCCGAGGGCGACCCGTTGCTCGGTATCAGCGTACCCGGTACCCCATCGGAACCCCGAACGCTGTGTGCCAGGTGTCGAGTCGTACATCAGGCGACATGGCAACAAGCGTTTATATCCGATCGGCTGAGGGTTTTCTGACTTTGCTGCCACCGTGCAGGCGACGGCCGGGACGGGCTCCCGTAGTAAGTCCAGCCCTCACGACCGGCTGGCCATTCACCCAGACATGATGTACCCCTTCAGACAGGTGCCCAGGTTCCAGGAAGGTGGCACGGTCCCTGATTTCGTGTGGGTCAAAGACGACCACGTCTGCGAACGCGCCTGTGCGCAGTTCACCCCGGCCGGCCAGACGAAGGTGCCGGGCTGGCAGGCTGGTCATCCGGCGCACCCCCTCTTCAAGGCTCATCAGTCCTCTGTCGCGCACGTAATAACCCAGAAAGCGTGCAAAATTTCCACATGCCCGGGGATGCAGCCCCAGCGCGTCGCGGCTTGACCGTGACGGGTCGAAGCCCTGGGCATCAGATCCGGGCATGACCCAGGGCTCCAGGAGCTGACGCTCGATGTTGTCCTCGCTCATCAGGTCGAAGGCCGTGAAGATCCGCCCAGGCTCCTTCAGGATCAGTTCTATCGCCGTGTCAATCCAGTCGAGACCTAATGCTTCTGAGATCTTGACCAGGCTCTGACCGTTGAATTGCAGATGGTTGGGCAGCCTGAGTCCCAGAGGCGTCACACTTGCCGGGCCGTTCAGACTTCCCAGCGGCTCCCAGGTGCCATCCGGCGTCTGCACTGCCTGATAAATTTGCGCCCGCTCCCGGGGATCTGCCAGGCGGTCTTTGAGCCTGTCATCCGTGCTGGCCCACGGAGGCAGCACAGATGACAACCCGGTCCCTGCTGAAGTGTAGAGGTACATATCAGCGTACACCTCAGTACCGAGGGTCCGTATCCCATTGATGCGCTGAAGAAGCTGGGCCATTTTTGGCCACGATGAGCGTCCTGCAGCCTTCAGGTGATACAGATGCAGGCGTGCTCCCGAGCGATGACAGATCTCCAGCGCTTCATCCAGAGCCTCAAGTATGCTGTCGTCTTCCGCTCGGAGATGCGTACTGTAGATGCCTCCATACCGAGCGACCTCCCCGCACAGGACCGTCAGTTCGTCAGTGTCTGCAAAACTGCCGGGTGGATATTCCAGGGCAGTTGCCAGCCCGAATGCTCCGTCTTCCATGGACTCCCGAACTATTCGCCGCATGGAGTCGAGCTCCTCTGGGGTACTGGGCCCAGCAGCATGCCCACGCACACAAAGCCGGACCGTAGTTCCGCCGAGGAATGAACCAAAGTTCACTGAAGCCCCCACGCCTTCCTGTGCGCTCATCCAGTCGCCAAATCGCGTCCAGTTCCTGGCCCGGTTCTCCCAGCTTTTCTCCCCTCCAGGGCACCCATGCAGGCGAAAGGGCTCAGTATTTGCCCCCCAGACCGGAGCTGGCGTCCAGCCTTCACCCATGATCTCTGTCGTAATTCCTTGGGTGATCTTAGACACGGACCGTCCGTCCTCCAGGAGGGTGGAGACCGAGTGGCTCATCACATCGATAAAACCAGGAGCGACCACCAGGCCATCGGCCTGGATCACCTCCGCCGCCGTTTCATCCGCAGCTCCGGGCAAAGCGATTTGAGTGATCCGATGGTCGTCCATACGCAGGTCTGCCGGAAATCGGGAGGCTCCGGTGCCGTCGATCAATACACCACCTTTAATCACGAAGGCACACATGGTTGTTCCTCCTCATTTCAGGAGTGAAGCACATCCGCTGACAGGAGCCGCGGTATTGGCGCCTGGTCCGTGAAAGGGTCCTGGGGTCGTTGTGCCCCGCGGTGAAAACCCCGTCAACCACCTCGCCTGAAGCACGTGTACTCATAGGCATTGAGCATCGGGTTTACCCTGAATCCTTGCGCACTGCTGCAGACATTCGCTCGGCGTGCAGAGATTTCTTGCTCTGCTGGTCTAACAGCGGCGTTTTCTGCTCTTCGCCGCTTCCATGAAGCTGAGCACCGCTGTCCAATACCGTTCAGTGACCACCGGTTCGGTCGTTTTGGCCGGGTCAAGATTTACAGCGCCACGCAGCCCGAAACCTGGCGGAACATACTGCCGTTTGCATGCCGAGGCGGTGGCGTTCAACAGTTCCCGTGCGGCCTGTACCTCGAACGGATCATCGCTGCTGGTGACGAACAGTGGAACGTGCATCCGCCGCGCAGCAGCCAGGGCGTCTGTTTCAAACAGGTCGCCCCGATAAGGACTGAAGGCCAGCACGCCTGCCAGCTCCGGACGCTGAGCCGCGAACGGAATCAGCAAAGTTCCGCTCGCGCCGCTTCCTAATGCGAAGACTGAAGCGTTCGGGTACGTGCGCTTGAGCCACCGCCACGCCACGTCCAGGTCACTCAGTGCACTGCGTTCCGTCAGGATCCGGGTGCCCAGCCCTGCGACAGTGGGGTTGTTGTGGCCGTCGTACCGGCCACCCGAGCGTTGGTCCAGCGCGAGCGACGCGTACCCTTCGCGGGCCAGACGCCCGACAATCCCCCTGAACTCATGTCTGTTCTGCCCCGGGGCATGAAGAAGGAGAACTGCACCACGCGGATGGGTTACCGCCGTATGCTCCGCATGGAGTGTGAGACCGTCAGGCGCTCTGAGCTGGACTGGCGCAGCGAGAGCCACCGAGATGATCAGCAGATGCAGCAGAGCAGACATACGCACGGTGCCTCCAGTGGCTTGACGGTGAGGAGGACAAAGCTGTTCCCATGATGCGCTTCAGCAGGCGCACGCATGGTGAGGTGCGTGCGCCTGGCTGTCCACTTTCTCTGTGTGGCGCTTGCGCATACAACCGGTCATTGGTTGTCTGGCCAGAAGCAGGCGACACACGGGCCCGGTCCAAGTGGACAAGCCTCATTCGGTTTTTCCAGAGCACAGATAGACTCACCCTAAGCACCAGGCAGGTAAAAGGGGGAGTCGTGCGGAAAAAGCTGCCGCTGGACACGCCAGGGATGAACTTGATCCGGTCATGGTGGTAACGGTGCTGCTGACGCCACAGGATCAAATGCCCTGTCCACTGGCCCAGGCTTTACGAAAAGCTTGTCAGGATGTTCCCTCAGTCATGGTCGGTGCAGCCGTGCGCTGTGTTGGAGAATGACTCTCCTGGTATACGAGGCCGTGTCCCCCGAGAGGACGCGTGACGAACCGCTCGCCGAAGCCGGTAATAAGAGGTCGCCCTTGCTGAATGGCCTGGCGCACTGAGGGAAGAGCCAAAGACGCCTGATGACTTGCCTCGCTGTCCCAGACTTCTGTCACCCACAAGGCTTTGTCGTCGTCAGGATCCTGAGCCACCACGTAACTCAGGCACCCGGGCATCCCGGTGGTCCCTTCCAGCAGAATTGACGCGAGCGCATCTCTCTGGCCAGGTAATACCTGGATTTTTCCAATCAGACCGTACATGTGGGACCTCCGTTGCGGCTCTTGAACAGCCTGGCCATCTTCGCTTTACACTACTGCCCACCCGCGTGTCTGCTGCCCGAACGCCCCTTACGCTACAGGAACAGGTGCTGCAGTGCGTAAGCAGCTCAGCACACAATGCTCTGCCCGGCTCACGCGGCGGCATGCCTGCCGACATGCCGGTCAGCCAGTGGGAAATGGCGGGTCAAGAGCTGCGTCCGTGAATTATGGTCTGTGTGGCCAGCTGTGCGGCACCCCGGCAAATTCCCCCAGGAAAAACGCACGAGCAGTATGAGCAGACTGTCGCCGAAAGCTCTTCAGACCTATCACGGAGTCTGGCCAGGTTTTGTTTGCAACCTGCGCTGTCGCTGCCCCGCGTTTTTCGGTATGGGGGCAACCGGCCAGTCCCACGTGTGTCCGGGGCTTCGTCAAGGACCACCTTGTAGGGCAGAAGATCTACGCTGGTTTTCCCGGCGCGACTGGGCGAGGTCGGCTGGGTGCCGATTCGCGCTCAGTCAGGAACGCTGCTGAGCCAATACGAGCAACGCCGCCTCAACAACGTGAGGGTCAAACCGACGGCCAGCCTGCAGGCGAAGTTCTTCAATCGCGGCGTCCACCGTCCAGGCGTGTTTGTAGGGCCGCGAACGGGTCAAGGCGTCAAACACGTCAACCACGGTGAAGATGCGTGCTGCCAGCGGGATCATGTCCCCCGCCAACTGGTCCGGGTATCCGGTGCCGTCCCACCGCTCGTGATGATGCCGGATCACCGCCCTTGCACCTGGCAGCACAGTCGGAATCCGGCTCATCAGTTCATCCCCGACCACCGTATGACGCTGCATCAGCTGCCTCTGTGCGGCATTCAGTTTTCCCGGTTTCAACAAAATGTCATCAGGAATAGCCAGCTTGCCGATGTCATGAAGGTACGCGCCGACCCGCAGATCATCCAACTGCTCGGCGGTCAGTCCGAGCGCCTGTCCCACTTGAACGGCCAGGACAACCACACGTTCGGTATGTCCCGCCGTCTCGAAATCCCGCAGCTCCAGCGACAGGCCAAGTGCCATCAAGGCGCCTTCACGGGTAGCTTCAATATCCGCCAAATGTGCTTCCCGGTTCAGTACCTGCCCGATCAGTTCAGCTGAACGGTTCATCAGTGCTTCAGCTGTGCGCGGCAGCGCTTCGAGCGGGCGGAGCCACACCAGAAAGACCTTGCCAATCCGGCGTCCCCGCTCCATGACGGGTACCTCTACCACCCCGTGGACGCCCGCGCTCACCATTTCCGGGAGCGCGCCAGGAAGTTCTGGATAGCAGGACGTGGCCCTGCCCTGCTCCCCGGTGAACGGGGGCATACCGGCCGATCCATCCAATAACCTGGCGGCTGCCTTCAGGAAATCTTCTGCCCCTTCGCCCACAGTGATCTCAAGCCCGCGCTCAGGACAGGTAAACAGCGCCAGGTCAGCTTCCAGAAAGGTTTTACAGACGCTCAGGCATTCCCGCGCGATCGTGCCCACGTCATCCGCGAGCCCCACATGGCGCGCCAGTTCCGCCAGCATGCGCAGTTCCTCGGTCCGCCGTTGTTCTTCAACGGTCACCCGGAGGCGCTCAAACGCTGTCACGCCAGCCGACGCCAATGCCCCCAACAGGCGTCCATCGAGGGGGCTGAAGGATTGAGACGCGGGTCGTACGGCCAGGATCACGCCGATGGGAACGTCAGCAGTCCGGATCAGTGGCGCTGCCAGCAGCGTCCCGTCCGGCAGGGCGCCAGGAGTGTGCACCCGCGGATCCTGGTCGAGACGCTCGACGTGAAGGACCTTTCCAGAGTGAATCGCATGCCAGGAAATGCCCTGACCCTCGGGAATGACCTGATACGGGAAGTGCTCGTACACCCCGGAAGGCGAAACCAGTCGAAGGACCATGTCTCTGTGGTCATACCTGGCGAAGGCCACGTGCGCTGTCCGGAGGAGTTCCTTGGTTTCCTGTACAAGAATCCGTTCCAGTTCTTCGGGTTCCTGAACAAGCCCAAGGGCAGCATTGGCCTGGGCCAGGACTTCGAGTTCCTGGGTGCGGTTGACTTCCCGCGCGCGCCGGTCGTGCGAAGCCACAATGGCCGCCGCCTGCCGTGCGAATTCTTCTGCAATATTGAGTTCATACGGCTCAAAAGCCTGCTCGGAACGAAGGTTGTCCAGGTTAATGGTGGCGACCACCTGACCCGACACCA
Protein-coding regions in this window:
- a CDS encoding putative quinol monooxygenase, whose product is MYGLIGKIQVLPGQRDALASILLEGTTGMPGCLSYVVAQDPDDDKALWVTEVWDSEASHQASLALPSVRQAIQQGRPLITGFGERFVTRPLGGHGLVYQESHSPTQRTAAPTMTEGTS
- a CDS encoding N-acyl-D-amino-acid deacylase family protein; the encoded protein is MCAFVIKGGVLIDGTGASRFPADLRMDDHRITQIALPGAADETAAEVIQADGLVVAPGFIDVMSHSVSTLLEDGRSVSKITQGITTEIMGEGWTPAPVWGANTEPFRLHGCPGGEKSWENRARNWTRFGDWMSAQEGVGASVNFGSFLGGTTVRLCVRGHAAGPSTPEELDSMRRIVRESMEDGAFGLATALEYPPGSFADTDELTVLCGEVARYGGIYSTHLRAEDDSILEALDEALEICHRSGARLHLYHLKAAGRSSWPKMAQLLQRINGIRTLGTEVYADMYLYTSAGTGLSSVLPPWASTDDRLKDRLADPRERAQIYQAVQTPDGTWEPLGSLNGPASVTPLGLRLPNHLQFNGQSLVKISEALGLDWIDTAIELILKEPGRIFTAFDLMSEDNIERQLLEPWVMPGSDAQGFDPSRSSRDALGLHPRACGNFARFLGYYVRDRGLMSLEEGVRRMTSLPARHLRLAGRGELRTGAFADVVVFDPHEIRDRATFLEPGHLSEGVHHVWVNGQPVVRAGLTTGARPGRRLHGGSKVRKPSADRI
- a CDS encoding sulfatase, which encodes MLRTGPVNGTEPWRAVTFPERAASKDVIMPRNVILIQIDSLNRHFLRAYGNDWVQAPNLEGFAQRAVIFDRHFTGSLPCMPARREIWAGVEEFWWRGWGPLEPWDEPIAYHANRAGITTQLITDHYHFFEWGAHSYHHDFAGYEFIRGHEHDNHITAPLRGEPSWARRMVAEHGESARIYLRNVASFAHEKDFFAPRVMDAAARWIDLNHTQERFFLHVDCFDVHEPFHIPEPYRSLYTDEAPDDFNPWPRYGRSDEGELALTEQELQWIRAQFAGKLTMVDTWLGRVFDALSRHDLWPDTAVIITTDHGHYLGEHGRIGKPASPLWNTLTHVPLMVWCPGQPARREGAITQPVDLHATVLDLLNLPGTGPHSRSFLPVLLGQRTDHRDLAVYGYANARVGVTNGEWTLLRDHDPRLGPAHWYSLQVGHLDARSYPARHTRPTVFPDLVAGQFIPGVQTAHWRMPAQSDDLRHLTLPREDLLYHAADLGQQQNLRVEHPREMRRLEEQLRAHMTQLGVPQEQFARLRL
- a CDS encoding alpha/beta hydrolase; this translates as MSALLHLLIISVALAAPVQLRAPDGLTLHAEHTAVTHPRGAVLLLHAPGQNRHEFRGIVGRLAREGYASLALDQRSGGRYDGHNNPTVAGLGTRILTERSALSDLDVAWRWLKRTYPNASVFALGSGASGTLLIPFAAQRPELAGVLAFSPYRGDLFETDALAAARRMHVPLFVTSSDDPFEVQAARELLNATASACKRQYVPPGFGLRGAVNLDPAKTTEPVVTERYWTAVLSFMEAAKSRKRRC
- a CDS encoding carbonate dehydratase, translated to MRKQSWKWVLGLGGCTLLTAALAGGSEGVKGALARFTSTPPTVINRSFLSPLSEYFGTISVGQHSFVAANTVVRADPGQSICIGSDTNLQDNILLLALRNQPLPAGGCAPRATTVRDRVSIAHQAVIKNSVIGNFTFVGFRSRIENSVLEDGVFVLHGAVVRNVRIPRDRLVPTGAAITTQAQANALPLKAAANSEFQEEVLEVNEEFAEHYVELYLEGGFDAVSGVSANPKTSFNPRAIRPTLSANVRLEEFARLVGDVRLGANSVVGRRTSIRADEGAPIIIGERAEIEDRVTFHALKGTSIQIGRNLDTDDNIVFHGPLTVGDNLTIGDDAVLFRSKVGTGVTIGSGALVIDVTLRDGVTVPENAKILKQADADALR
- the recA gene encoding recombinase RecA: MDTDQHKALQTAMSQIEKQFGKGSIMKLGADSKLDVQAISTGSLSLDVALGVGGIPKGRVTEIYGPESGGKTTLALSIIAQSQKAGGTCAFIDAEHALDPVYARALGVNTDDLLVSQPDNGEQALEIMELLIRSGAIDVVVVDSVAALTPRAEIEGEMGDSLPGLQARLMSQALRKLTSIVSKTGTAAIFINQVREKIGVMYGNPETTTGGKALKFYASVRLDVRKMGGKSTMVDNVAVSHSVKVKTVKNKVAPPFKEVELTLRYGHGFDAMDDLVTLATTFEVIKKAGSFYSYGDERIGQGKEKAIAFLSERPDLLADIRERVLAQMRGTPVAPLPEPALSAD